Within Malus domestica chromosome 04, GDT2T_hap1, the genomic segment CCGCAATGGCACGTCAGCTTGAACTTATGACTATAATTAGATCAGAGTGCCAACGCTGTGCTTCAAGCATGATACTATCTGGGAATGAAGAAAGCCTAGTCACCATTCCGAGCTGCAGGGCTGTTTCTCCTGATAAGCTGGTTCAAACAGAAGTTTCAGGAAAAGCATCCACAAAGCAATATCCACAGTTTCAGGCAACAAAATGGTAGTTCCATATGCAGAAATGGAAAGTCTCTGTACATTTTTATTATCGGCCACCTGTGTTTTTGTCTCATTCTTTGTTTATTACttattttctttactttttaaTCCACAATCAGTCCAGTGCATTAAAAATGATGCCTTCTgttatattatattaattttctaACTTTTCCAAATTATACGAGCAGACTTGCAGTGCATCATAATTATGCACATACAATCATGACCTAATCACAACACCTTGTTGGATGCTTGAAAGTTGCACCTGTGGACATTATCTAAAGCGGACGTCCACAAAAGAGACTACCTCTATATGCACATATGTAAAATGTATATATATGGTCCCCTCGAAAAAATCCCTTTTTCCTAAAAAGCAAAAGGGATCCGATTGTTGGGGTCACCCCACAATGTTGTCCAAGGATCCTAACTGCCTATGTTTTATGTCCACAATTTAAGAAAACTCTCTGCAAAAAATTAGGTAAACCGAAAATCGCTTAACAATTTAAATAACTAAATGGTTTTCCATTTGGATATTATTTCATAATGATTTGTGAATAGAGAAATAGCACAATGAGGGTTGGCCGCCTCATGCAAGCCCTTTTGCTTCTAATCGAAAGAGATCCCTGTTTATGAGTTCCCCCCACATATCTAGACACACACGTTGGATTTGAGATTGCAAATAGAGAAACTTCACGAATAACAGAAGGGGGACATGCTAGCAATGTGTAGTGCTATCCCATGATTTATTTCTTAATTTAGAGAATGGTGAGAAAATTCCCTTCAAAATTTACAGAGAACTACCAGTCCTCTAACTCACTCAAAttgttagagagaaatagtaaATCAAAAGATCTAACCTTGTAGAAATATTTCTTCCGAAGCTTGACCGCTGAGCGGATGCATCTTTTCACATTGATTTTCAGCAACTTATCATTGAAAGTCTGCGGAGCAATGAATAGTGTCAAATAATGATTGTAATACTATTAGCTGGGTCcaaccacccccccccccaacccccaAAATATACACATATACAGTAATTGTCCCTTGATgctacatacatatatatatacacacacataattaatttaaatccaaaattttGTGAAGAGTttcttgtaaaaaataaaaaaaaaactgttaacAGGtacaaatccaaccaaaataaATCGGACATAATAAAATCTCTTAGCAACACTTGCGCAGCTTTGACTTTAGGACACCCCATATCATTATAGGCCTCTATGAAAACACACATACTCCCAAAAAATTAATACATATACTCCCCGGGTGCTAACATTTTCAATCCATATCATTTGACGCTTATACAACTTTGACTTTTTAAATCTGTATCATTCTGCACTCGTGTTCACAATGCAAACTTGGTCGCGGCTGTTGGATGTGTTTGGAGTGGTGAGGGGTGTCCTTTACATTTCTATTTCCTGTTGGTGGAGAGGTATTCCTTTTGGGAATGACAAGAAGGCAGtcactttcttttcttcttttttttttttgagaagaatgaTAAcactttattaaaaaataacatgAATCACAAAATAGTGGATAAGAAATCCACCATCTAGCAAAACTAGCTACGACCTCTCAAGTAGATCTATTTACAAGTAACATAACCTCAACCAAAATCATTTAACGGCTGCTAACAAGGCAGTCACTTTTGTGCAATATTAGCTCTTATGTGGATAGCTCGGTTGAAATGAGCAATTGGTTTCAGTGATGACAAGTGGGAATGAATTTTCTTTAGACATTCATTCCAAGGAAGTAAAAAGATATGCctttaatattatttatcttGAATTAGGGTAATTTAaacttaaatttgatttgagtcCTTAGTTTGAAGGTGCATCTTAGACTTTACGAGCTTCTCATCCATTCTACTTAATACTTTTTTTCCAGTCTTAAACAAAGGTTGGGTTGCCACTAGCACTTTGgtatagtggtattcctctaAGTGGGAGGTCTATGGTTCAACTCCCATGAAAGGCGACTTCCTTACCAAATTATGGCAGCCCATTGATTGGCTTAGGCCAATTCCCCACCGCCCAATATTGttgtataaaaaatattaaaaaataaaaaaaggtagtGTTTTATCCGAAAAACAAAAGTGCAGAAAATCTGACCCAAAATGTTATATACCAGGTCACCAGAAAAGTAACCATTGACAGGCTGAAAACAAACAGAGAAATTGAATAATTAAGGGATAGCAGCACCTACCTTTATCATATCATCAATTGAACGCGTCTCACGAATAATTTTCTGACGGTTCATGATGAGGATTGCTGCAACACAGAAGACCGGTAATTCATCATCTCCATTCCTCGTTGATGAGACCACAGAGCAGATGTGCATCCGGTCATTCCTTGACCAAAAATTCCTTGTCAACCCGCAAAAATTATAGGCTGATCCAGACTTCATTCCAGTGTCAGACACGGAGCATTCTAGATTGCCACTATTTGAATGTGATCCGCTCTTTGTATGACCACCACTCTCAGCAGTTTCATCCCTCAACTCTGCTTCAGAATCCCTCGGAAGTTGTACTACCAAGGCTTCCAGACAGTTGTCCTCTAAATTGTAAGCCAAGGATTCTTGAAAATCAGCGGCCCACATCATCTGCATTTAACATACTGACAAGTTAAATATACAAATACACACTGCAGTTTATGAAGTAAATATGTAGTAGAAAATATCTCATTCTAACTTATCATATACATTCCAGCCAAAAGAAACAAaggataataaaaaataaaaacaatattatagACATGCTTAGAGCTTACTCTCCAAACTCCTAACTCCATAGGCTAAGTTTCTTTCCCATTTGTAATTTTTATAACGCCAAGCTCATCATACGTACTACAATACAAGGAAATGCGCTTATAACCCTAAAACCAATATTATGAAATATGCCCCTTTGACGTCAAATAATTCAGGAAAAGTCACACAGCAAAAAGAAGCAGCAAGCCATCATTTACTCTATGAAGTATGGCAAGGTCACACAAATTAATATTTGCATCTAATCAATATCATAGCTCATCCATTTTGTAACTGTCAATGCAGGCTATGCGGTCCAAATTTTCATAAATTCTTTGGGTAGTCTACCATATCAAGCATGAGAGAGCAACTGAAGAGCACAAACCTCCCACATACAAAGAGCATCATTAAAAGACAACTCCCGACGAAAGAGAACGAGCAGCATCCGGAATGCAAAATGCAGGCTTTCAGCACCTATGTGTGACAGGTGTGAAAACATTTCCCTGTCTGTGAGTTCCAAGATATTCCACAATCCTTGCAACTGCTTCATTACCCCAGTCGGTCCTTCCATTTGGAAATTTTCACGCTGAAAGAAGGGTTTGAAAAGAAAATGTAAGTGATGGAGTATAGAACTATCAAGCTCAATTTATATGTAAGGTTTGGAATACCATTCTTCTTAGAAGCATCTCAAAGCACCAAAATGCATCAGCATCATCCTCAAAGAGAACCACAAATGGAGACAGCAAGTCACTCATAcctaaaataacaaatttcCTTTCAAGTCAAACTTACGTCTGCAGCTTTTGAGATAAGTTGGTAGCTTAAGATTTTACTGTTAGAGAGAAATTATGTGGTGACAGAAAAGAGccttaagaaaacaaaactaataacAAAAACAACCTTGACAATATCCCGTAGCTGGATCCACCCATGCATAAACAGCAAGAATATCTGACATCCTAGCTAAATTTTTAGCATCCTCGTAGAATTCAAGATGACTATCTGTTCTTACCACATCAACAACTGAAAAAAGGCAGattttgtcaatttaaaataattcTTTAAAAATATCCATGGATGAGAACGAGCAAATTTCCCACCTCCATATAAAAGTACGTAAATACAAGTAAGaataagaaagaaaggaaaacttACCTATTCGGTGGAGAGTCCAAAGCCATTCAGATACCCTGTCTTCATTCACAGCCCCTCCTTGAGACATGATTGTATTTCTAAATTCTGTTTCTGGTACATCTGATATTTTCAACCCGTTTACCATTTCTGTCTTGTTACCCATATTATTCGGCTGCATCACCGATTGATGGGCATCAGTAGAAACCAATTCAATTTCAGAGTTAATGGCACATGAAACTTTTTTGGATGGTGAGCAGTTTGATTCAATAACTAAGTCTACATTGTTATTGACTTGAAAACTGTGCATGCTGTCCTTTTTCGACCTGGACTTATGTTGCAGAGAAACATTATCATCGTGCACTCCACCttcttttttatcttcttcacaCTTTCCAAACAAATCAGCAACAGGTAAAGGAGGAAAGTCAAAAAAACTTTGTGGTACATGTTTTGTTTCATCTGCTTCGCTGCCTAGCTTTGGGGAGCAGCAGTCATGTGGCCCTGAAGTACGTATGAAAGATGAAGAATCATATGCTACACTATCTGTGCTCTCCCTCAGACTGACAAGGTCAACCGAATCGCTAGAACTCTCTTGTTGGCATGCATATGATGTATCTGTACAATTATTATTCCTATCACAATAATTCTCTACTTTGTTAGTATTATCAAAAGAAGTTTGTCTATGTTCAACTTTAACTTCCCTCCCATCCTCCTCTTTAGACGGTGCCCTCACATCCATAACCTTGGACCCAACAACATAAGCAAGTGAACCAGTTCCAATGCTTGAATGGATCATTTGGCACTGCTTAATCAGGTCACTGTAACGTTCCCTGCATGCATAATGAAGATGTTGAGTACAAACAAATCCAACAGATTGTACTTCAATTGCACTTactaattcaaaaaataaataaataaaataaaattcttaaCTGAAAAGAAAAGTCCATGGTGCATTTTAATGTGTAAAAGGGGAATAAAAGCTGAATTACAGCTTTTGATTTATTTTCATTCTTAATCCCTGTCTACACTAAGGATAAATCTACTCCAGAATTTATTTTACAGACTAACTTACACCATGGCTAGATGAGATGAGACCTGGTTTGCCATCTAGTTTAATAGCACAAGCAACATATCAAAGGTCGAGCTCGGGTGATATGCATGACAAGCCATATAACCAGTCACGTTATGGAGTAAAATGAGTCTAGAAAGGTTGGGGCATTTCCCTTCAGACCAAAGAAAAAACGATTTTGCATTGGCCTTATCTTTTGACTAAAGTGAATGGAAAGGTACTACATGCCCTGCATACGTGACGTCAAATTGACCCATCGTTGACCACATGAAGGCCAGTGAATGAAGATGAGGACTTGAATAAGTGATCACTTTCCCAGTGGTACAAGAGATTTTAAAAagtataaaattaaacaaaacaagaacaCTAAGAACTGAGAAGAAAGAACTAGACCTCCGGGCTGTCCGCAACTGCCGCCGAGACTCTTCAGTGCTACCCAGAGCATAACAACCAAGTAAAAATTCCCAGACTTCTGGTCTTATAGATGGATCGACACCCTATAATGCAGCACAAAATTGTAATCATAAGTTAAAAAGTTACATTAGCCATCTTTAACACAGGAATTTCAAtacttcaaaatcacaaaatgaCTCAGCATTCTTGAAACAACACGTATAAAACAAAGTTCACTTTCACAAACAAATCAACACAGTAAACCAGACAATGATTACTGAAAATGCCAACCGAATACCACCTGAATAGTTAACGCTTATGCCATAGTGAaatgtgagttttttttttcggttttaaaTGAGAGAATATACACCAGAAATTCCATGCCTATTCACAGTTGatagtacaagttgtaccaaataaacaaatatgtCCAACTTCTCTTCAAACACGTTTACCACATTTCTAAAGGCGATGAAATCAAGTGAAAGGATTAGGGATGTTGCAAATAGAGGTCATCTGCAACCCTAATAATGATGTATTTATAACCCCAATCATGATCCTACTatttgtaaaacaaattagtcataaaatataacataaacagACCTTTAATTTATAGAAAATTCAATTGAAATGTTAGAAGAAACTCGCTACCTATGAGACACATATTATATTCCATGGTAAAACAACATACCCCCAATGCTATTAATTTGAGTGCCTTCTGAAAACCAAAATTCTTCCCATCACTATCAAATGTTGCCTGCCACTTCTCCGGCTTAAGCATTTTGTTCACCTGAATCATTGGGACATAAAACATCAATGCTCCATAACAATTACAAcaatgaacaaaagaaaactCATTATGGTAATTTAACTACATGGAGGTCGATTAATGGTCCAATCTTCACAAATTGTTCCACCCTACGTTATGGTGGTCAACTAATGGTCAGTCACAAAATGTTCCAGCCTAGCCATGACTCTACTATATCATACGTAACTCCCTCACCCTTGTTCCAAAGGCCCAAACTAATAGAAAGATCTGAAGTAATTTATTTGTGACTCTAATATCACTTCTAAGGCCCTCATCCTTGTCCAACAAAACCCAAACTACCAGAAGATTAAGACGTAGTCTGTGACTACTGGAGGATTAACCTACCAACAAGGCACAAGTAGAGTTCCCTTGATTTAATAATGACATTGGTGCATGCAGCGTTGGAAATTTCTTCGATATGGTTGATACTTTTGTGGAAATATCGAAAAATCAGGGAAAGATATGGAAACTGGGAATGAAATCTACACTTCACCCCATATCGGCAGAGATTTCGGGAAATCAATAAATTTCTTTGAAATTGTTTGTATCAGTGCAGAAATTTCAGCAGAGAATATGCAGATTGGTGGtcgattcattttcttttttgtttctttttcacgTTTTCTTTCAGTATCATTTGCTTACGTGAAGATTGAGTTTTCAATCTGTTCCGTGAATTCAACTTGCTGATTTCTAGTGTAGCAGAGGTTTGGGAAAGTTTGGCAGATCAACTATTTGATGGGTTTCAGGCTTTCAGCAAGGTTATGGTTTCAGCCCTTCTCGGTGATATATTTGGAGATTCGTTTGCAGTTGTAGGCACGATGTCATTCACTAGGCGCACGTAATCTGTGATTATAGAGTtgaattatttttgggttttcatCTATACCATCTGgggtttcaagatcaagctccgaATTGGACACAGTTGTCTAGTGCACTTTTGCACGTAATCTGTTCGATGAAATGTCTTAGTGAATTGAGGTTCTGCTTTCTTCAATTTTACATTTGGTATTATTTCAAGATTCTATCTTTGTGACTCTAGTATGTTGCAACTGGTAATTTTGATATCAAGGCACGAAGCCaattgttaaaacttaaaactgaGGTTTTGGGtacaaagcatgttattgaatGTTCTCAAATGTTGAGCTTTTAAACATGATGCTTGCTCTCTTGTTTTGGGTTTGTTCATGTCTCGATTCATTGTTTGGTTTGCTGAGAGCCTCATTGGAGGAGAATGATCTGTTAAGGCTTAAAGCTATTAAGGATTTAGAATTGGGTGTTGAAAAGTTTGTGTAGGCATTGGTGCAATGGGAAAGTACTACGCTGGAAGGCCTAGTCAAAATGAAAGATTAAGATATCAGTTTTAACTACATGAGCCTATGCATTCTTTAtggattaatttttttctttatggtattagtttaaTTTAATAAGACTTGTGCTGCTTTCACGATGAAAGTTTCAATTAAGTTATGTATAATTTTATCCATTATGGTGAGATGCTTTACTTTATTACTTGTCATTAGAAGGAAGTTTTCATTCTCGCACATCacatacttatttttttacaaagTATTTAATCATTAATTCTTGATTCATACATATTGTGGTTTCACATGACATTCTCTcaagtttcattttaaattttggtaTTTTTGAGCAAATTTCCATCATTTCCGTCAAAGGCAACCGATATCGATATTTGCACAAATTTGCATATCAATATTTCCACCGATGCCAATATTTTAGACACTGGGTGCATGATATGCTCCAAAAAAAATGTGGTGGAATGTACAATCTCACATCAGTCATAAACCAAATCCTAACATATGTTATATGAGCTTGATTTCACCAGAAAAAGGCATGGCAATATACAGTTGTATTTGACAACTTTTTTGGAAACTCCTTGACTCCTTACCTAATTAAATAATACCCCATCCACGCTCAttcgcgcacacacacacacgcagacaatgtatatacaattatacatacATCTAAAAATGTTCTCTAACGAGAATCTAAATTATAACAGATATGCTGGATAAAAAATCCACCTGATCAAGTTCAGACAGGTTGTCTAACAATATAACACGTCAAACTATCTGACAACGGAACATGTCTACATATATATGCGTGCAAAATTCAATATTCTCAAACTTAATCAAGCATTAAAATGAACCCAAATACGCACAAGAAAGGTAGTTGGATTGACAATTCACAGGCCATAGACGGAGGTAAGTAAAATGCACAAAGACAAATATTGGTAATGTGAGAATCTTACAGCTATAACCACCTTTATAGGTGACTGAGAGAGGCATGGGTCGCTAATCTCTCGCACAATCGAACCAACTCTTTGCAAATTAATGGCGGCACCTGATTTCCCACAACCACATTGCTTGTCCTCTTCACCTCCACAAGACATGCCAATACCAAAGTTAACAGGCACCGAAACCCGCCAATACAACCACTACCCgtcctcttcttctccttctccttccttcttctcctcaaCCTCCACAACTACCATTACACAATGGGGGAAAATAAATAGGAAAAACCTCAAATACCCAATCCAGAAATCCAATCAACTGCCAAAGAACAATCCACAACCAAAAAGATTAAGAATTTACGGTGCAAATGGAGCAAGGAATggaaatgaaaattgaaatttggaaCTGGATCCAGGAACTGATTGGTGATCAGACGGCGATCGGATCATTGATACAAATGTTTGTGTGTGAATTTGTGTCTGTAAAtatccagagagagagagagagagaggagcttACCTAAGGAAGAGAGGCTACGGAATAGCATGAGATctttggaggagagagagagagcgttgAGGAGGAGCTCCTCCATCACCATTTAACTCACAAACCGTTTTTGTTGGATTTCCCCTgtgttttacttttcttttctttttttttcttttttttattctactaactttttttttatttgaaccgATCAATTTATAAGCCGTGAGACAAATATTATATCTAGATAAATGGACAAATGCAATGTAGTTATTCACATAATACGTGTTTGTAGGTTAGACTTCGTCAAATTGAAATTCCATcatttataaaaacaaaataaaaacagtTCACGACAATAATCAAATCGCTAAAACAATCTTCAATTTAGACGATCGACTCAGGTTCATAGTATTAATTAGAAAGTGGGgtcaaacaagaaaataaagtcGCAATAACTTATTAGCTTGTTAGCAATTAAGCACTCTGATATGATATAGGTATACAATATTTTCAATAGTATTATTGGATCATTCTGTAGGTTGTCATTGGAATATCAATATTTTTTACGTTAAAAATAAGTAGGAATGTATTTCTTTGAAAGCGCAAGCTTTTTTAGTTAGCTAATTTCCTAGATTGTATTCAGTACGTGTCTGTAATCATTCatcttaaatttcttttagTCTTTAGTTATAAGTCTAGTCTCTGATTACTTGGCTAACACAAAAACTTGATGAGAAGATCTTGTGGGCTTCATATGGTAATGTTCATGTGCGTTCACTTAGGAAATTACTCTTGAATGATTGAGTTATTTTAGGATTGTGAGATCAAATTGTTTAGTTCATACAAGAATATCAGGATTGATATTTGTTAAAGCAGAGCCATTTCAAAccttaaaataatatatagttGTAAGTTAGACTTAGGAACGTAGGCTTAGAAAGGGCCCAAGAGAGGAGAAGAATATCAAACCCTTTGGCTATGAGCCAACCAAATAGAACCATATGATATAGCACCATCACAATGATTACACAACGACTGCTACAGAGGATTGCTTACCGGT encodes:
- the LOC103432158 gene encoding rab GTPase-activating protein 22 isoform X2, producing MSCGGEEDKQCGCGKSGAAINLQRVGSIVREISDPCLSQSPIKVNKMLKPEKWQATFDSDGKNFGFQKALKLIALGGVDPSIRPEVWEFLLGCYALGSTEESRRQLRTARRERYSDLIKQCQMIHSSIGTGSLAYVVGSKVMDVRAPSKEEDGREVKVEHRQTSFDNTNKVENYCDRNNNCTDTSYACQQESSSDSVDLVSLRESTDSVAYDSSSFIRTSGPHDCCSPKLGSEADETKHVPQSFFDFPPLPVADLFGKCEEDKKEGGVHDDNVSLQHKSRSKKDSMHSFQVNNNVDLVIESNCSPSKKVSCAINSEIELVSTDAHQSVMQPNNMGNKTEMVNGLKISDVPETEFRNTIMSQGGAVNEDRVSEWLWTLHRIVVDVVRTDSHLEFYEDAKNLARMSDILAVYAWVDPATGYCQGMSDLLSPFVVLFEDDADAFWCFEMLLRRMRENFQMEGPTGVMKQLQGLWNILELTDREMFSHLSHIGAESLHFAFRMLLVLFRRELSFNDALCMWEMMWAADFQESLAYNLEDNCLEALVVQLPRDSEAELRDETAESGGHTKSGSHSNSGNLECSVSDTGMKSGSAYNFCGLTRNFWSRNDRMHICSVVSSTRNGDDELPVFCVAAILIMNRQKIIRETRSIDDMIKTFNDKLLKINVKRCIRSAVKLRKKYFYKLIRRNSPAARNGD
- the LOC103432158 gene encoding rab GTPase-activating protein 22 isoform X1, whose protein sequence is MSCGGEEDKQCGCGKSGAAINLQRVGSIVREISDPCLSQSPIKVVIAVNKMLKPEKWQATFDSDGKNFGFQKALKLIALGGVDPSIRPEVWEFLLGCYALGSTEESRRQLRTARRERYSDLIKQCQMIHSSIGTGSLAYVVGSKVMDVRAPSKEEDGREVKVEHRQTSFDNTNKVENYCDRNNNCTDTSYACQQESSSDSVDLVSLRESTDSVAYDSSSFIRTSGPHDCCSPKLGSEADETKHVPQSFFDFPPLPVADLFGKCEEDKKEGGVHDDNVSLQHKSRSKKDSMHSFQVNNNVDLVIESNCSPSKKVSCAINSEIELVSTDAHQSVMQPNNMGNKTEMVNGLKISDVPETEFRNTIMSQGGAVNEDRVSEWLWTLHRIVVDVVRTDSHLEFYEDAKNLARMSDILAVYAWVDPATGYCQGMSDLLSPFVVLFEDDADAFWCFEMLLRRMRENFQMEGPTGVMKQLQGLWNILELTDREMFSHLSHIGAESLHFAFRMLLVLFRRELSFNDALCMWEMMWAADFQESLAYNLEDNCLEALVVQLPRDSEAELRDETAESGGHTKSGSHSNSGNLECSVSDTGMKSGSAYNFCGLTRNFWSRNDRMHICSVVSSTRNGDDELPVFCVAAILIMNRQKIIRETRSIDDMIKTFNDKLLKINVKRCIRSAVKLRKKYFYKLIRRNSPAARNGD